One window from the genome of Periophthalmus magnuspinnatus isolate fPerMag1 chromosome 18, fPerMag1.2.pri, whole genome shotgun sequence encodes:
- the LOC117386554 gene encoding ceramide-1-phosphate transfer protein-like: MRKKRLRVLVTAAILALMLFISSLWLPQGGGPGCGSEWHPCLTFYQHEPEPKADAVLWEESELNPAFRECPGQSFQSPVLMRHLGACLSEDGDVLMEPYLQSWDQLILFMESLGTMVSFFSHKVKDKVALIRHLSIKQSAGEDHGKRGPTPEAYGLRDGVYRSVRSMVEAELQQGLVGFSFRTESGCRTLLRLHRSLLWVKLVLQGLTEDPDQNGVYKTPGEIGREAYSVALAPHHSWFLRRAAELVFVALPDRKYFLQQVCVNSQSEAAPALRVIIRALTRVHERTHGILERHGMLLLP; the protein is encoded by the exons atgagaaaaaaacgtCTCCGAGTCCTGGTCACGGCCGCCATCTTGGCTCTCATGCTCTTCATCAGCTCTTTGTGGTTAC CTCAGGGCGGAGGTCCGGGCTGTGGCTCTGAGTGGCATCCCTGTCTCACATTTTACCAGCACGAG cctGAGCCAAAAGCAGACGCGGTTCTGTGGGAGGAGTCAGAGCTAAACCCCGCCTTCAGGGAATGTCCTGGCCAATCATTTCAGAGCCCTGTGCTGATGCGTCACCTGGGGGCGTGTCTAAGTGAAGACGGGGACGTTCTGATGGAGCCGTATCTCCAGAGCTGGGATCAACTCATACT GTTCATGGAGTCTCTGGGGACGATGGTGAGTTTCTTTTCTCACAAAGTCAAGGACAAAGTGGCTCTGATCcgacacctgtcaatcaaacagtcTGCAGGAGAGGATCATGGGAAACGCGGTCCAACTCCAGAGGCGTACGGACTCAGAGACGGg GTTTATCGGTCGGTGCGCTCCATGGTGGAGGCGGAGCTTCAGCAGGGTCTGGTGGGCTTTTCCTTCAGGACCGAGTCTGGATGTAGGACTTTACTGAGACTTCATCGGTCTCTGCTCTGGGTCAAACTCGTCCTACAGGGTCTAACCGAGGATCCAGACCAGAACGGAGTCTACAAGACGCCCGGAGAGATCGGCAG GGAGGCGTACTCTGTGGCGCTGGCTCCTCATCATTCCTGGTTCCTGCGGCGTGCGGCGGAGCTGGTCTTCGTGGCGCTCCCGGACAGGAAGTACTTTCTGCAGCAGGTTTGTgtgaacagccaatcagaggcggCGCCCGCTCTGCGCGTCATCATCCGTGCACTGACGCGCGTGCACGAGCGAACGCACGGGATCCTGGAGCGACACGGGATGCTGCTGCTGCCATGA